The Vibrio marisflavi CECT 7928 region TATATCTGAATCTTCGTTAGGGGTTATCGAAATTGCCCAGCATCAGCCAAAAACTCAAAGCCAGCTTCTGCCAACTTCTTTTCTAATGCTTGTTTACTGATATCAAAAAAAGCAGTTAGCTTGTTCAAATCACCATCGAAGTCGTCTCGCAGCTTCATGTTAACTATGCTCATTAACATTATCGGATCCATCGTTTCGAAATTAGCAAGGTTCATTACTTATCCTCGAAATCTGAAATCAACAGGTTTGCTGCGGCAAACGCTGCTTTCTCACGCGTCTCTTTTGGAAGTGATTCG contains the following coding sequences:
- a CDS encoding DUF4250 domain-containing protein; the protein is MNLANFETMDPIMLMSIVNMKLRDDFDGDLNKLTAFFDISKQALEKKLAEAGFEFLADAGQFR